One genomic region from Streptomyces sp. NBC_01304 encodes:
- a CDS encoding FHA domain-containing protein gives MYSIVVVPPHHTCPTQQLRLAPGEKLRFGREPAEGGSCLTIAHHGVSRTAGEITAQGAFWILSNLSRAQTYVVENPEGAGEHIKVGPGRLDAPVPFEFSRVVLPAAGELLGFDVWAPRHDYLDDAAHGPEGTRTAPAFALDPTKRYFAVLAALCEPRLRGVPHAPLPTVEQVVERLRPIWPAANRAAVQWNIDYLAVKLRLKPAPDALDPGPRLNGKKESLVSLALRFDLVREDDLVALTTACVAAR, from the coding sequence ATGTACAGCATCGTTGTCGTGCCACCGCATCACACCTGCCCCACCCAGCAGTTACGCCTCGCTCCCGGCGAGAAGCTCCGCTTCGGGCGGGAGCCCGCCGAGGGCGGCTCGTGCCTCACCATCGCGCACCACGGGGTCTCGCGGACCGCCGGCGAGATCACCGCGCAGGGCGCCTTCTGGATACTGAGCAATCTGAGCCGCGCCCAGACCTACGTCGTGGAGAACCCGGAAGGCGCGGGCGAGCACATCAAGGTCGGGCCGGGCCGGCTCGACGCGCCCGTACCGTTCGAGTTCTCCCGGGTGGTGCTGCCCGCGGCCGGGGAACTGCTCGGCTTCGACGTGTGGGCGCCCCGCCACGACTACCTCGACGACGCGGCGCACGGACCCGAAGGGACCCGGACCGCGCCCGCGTTCGCCCTCGACCCGACCAAGCGGTACTTCGCGGTCCTTGCCGCGCTGTGCGAGCCCCGGCTGCGCGGGGTCCCGCACGCACCGCTGCCCACGGTGGAGCAGGTCGTCGAGCGGCTGCGCCCGATCTGGCCCGCCGCGAACCGGGCCGCCGTGCAGTGGAACATCGACTACCTCGCGGTGAAGCTCCGCCTCAAGCCCGCCCCGGACGCACTGGACCCCGGGCCCCGGCTCAACGGCAAGAAGGAGTCCCTGGTGTCCCTGGCGCTCCGCTTCGACCTCGTGCGCGAGGACGACCTGGTGGCGCTCACCACGGCCTGCGTGGCGGCGCGATGA
- a CDS encoding helix-turn-helix domain-containing protein, with translation MTGAGGAREREQLAAVLRELRDDTGLSLNALAAKTAYSKSSWARYLGGRSLPPRHAVEALCLLAGREPGGVLALYELVRGASRGGAGVRRASAPAGPVSVGRRSRRIWAVAGSVVAAAVGVYVWSLLGTGATGGTGTGGTGAGGRGAVAGAREGHAPGCLADSCTGRDAEALRCSTATHQPVVLAERRYADGVVVKLRHSERCGTVWARIDRGAVGDRVELHAPEAKAQRREVQDDFDARGSVSTPMAFVRSADLSEVRACLVHERQRSCFGSAD, from the coding sequence GTGACCGGTGCGGGGGGCGCCAGGGAACGCGAGCAACTGGCCGCCGTACTGCGCGAGTTGCGGGACGATACCGGCCTGAGCCTGAACGCCCTGGCGGCGAAGACCGCGTACAGCAAGTCCTCCTGGGCGCGCTATCTCGGCGGCCGTTCGCTGCCGCCGCGCCACGCGGTGGAGGCCCTTTGCCTGCTGGCCGGGCGGGAGCCGGGCGGAGTCCTCGCGCTGTACGAACTGGTGCGGGGGGCCAGTCGCGGTGGCGCCGGGGTGCGCAGGGCGAGCGCGCCGGCCGGACCGGTCTCCGTCGGCAGGCGGTCCCGGAGGATCTGGGCGGTGGCCGGTTCGGTCGTGGCCGCCGCGGTCGGGGTGTACGTCTGGTCGCTCCTCGGCACCGGGGCGACCGGCGGGACCGGGACCGGCGGGACCGGAGCCGGGGGGCGCGGCGCCGTCGCCGGCGCCCGCGAGGGGCATGCGCCCGGTTGTCTGGCCGACTCCTGCACCGGACGGGACGCGGAGGCCCTGCGGTGCTCCACGGCCACCCACCAGCCCGTCGTACTCGCCGAACGCCGGTACGCGGACGGGGTGGTGGTGAAGCTGCGGCACTCCGAGCGCTGCGGCACGGTGTGGGCGAGGATCGACCGGGGTGCGGTGGGAGACCGCGTGGAGCTCCACGCGCCCGAGGCGAAGGCCCAACGACGGGAAGTCCAGGACGACTTCGACGCACGGGGGTCGGTCTCCACCCCGATGGCCTTCGTGCGCTCCGCGGATCTGTCGGAGGTGCGGGCCTGCCTGGTCCATGAGCGGCAGCGCAGCTGCTTCGGCTCGGCGGACTGA
- a CDS encoding peptidoglycan DD-metalloendopeptidase family protein — MPRHSKHLKRLGHLGRLGRIRTTMLACLAALALGATTASAAGEAQDSQAAQPLAKPAFQMPFPCQTQWRLDTYDAGHDPALDIVVKGNTGSDGLPVQASAEGTVSATYVDEGSGNTIQIKHAGGWFTAYYHLKDAPDTYVKKGDKVLASTRIGRIGASGDGADWAHLHYEQRYLASGDFTDERHRKPVHFNGVEYTGVGNTWPSVTSANCSDSGAWKDCPAGSVCFYSGTDGTGSVCRTDEDDPNSACGLRKSFFNNGNVQEGYDHVQVTFKEGGSTCLHRGWDEGRGNFASGGRTIDSVRWRGECAA, encoded by the coding sequence TTGCCGCGCCACTCGAAGCACCTCAAGCGCCTTGGGCACCTTGGCCGCCTTGGCCGCATACGTACGACGATGCTCGCCTGCCTGGCCGCCCTGGCGCTGGGAGCCACCACGGCCTCCGCCGCCGGCGAGGCCCAGGACAGCCAGGCCGCCCAGCCCTTGGCCAAGCCCGCGTTCCAGATGCCTTTCCCCTGCCAGACCCAGTGGCGGCTCGACACCTACGACGCCGGACACGACCCCGCCCTCGACATCGTGGTGAAGGGCAACACCGGGTCCGACGGCCTGCCGGTACAGGCATCCGCCGAGGGCACGGTCTCCGCGACTTACGTGGACGAGGGCTCCGGGAACACCATCCAGATCAAGCACGCGGGCGGCTGGTTCACGGCGTACTACCACCTCAAGGACGCCCCCGACACGTACGTCAAGAAGGGCGACAAGGTCCTGGCCTCGACCCGGATCGGCCGGATCGGCGCCTCGGGCGACGGCGCGGACTGGGCCCATCTCCACTACGAACAGCGGTACTTGGCCAGCGGCGACTTCACCGACGAGCGTCACCGCAAACCGGTCCACTTCAACGGCGTCGAGTACACGGGCGTCGGCAACACCTGGCCGAGCGTGACCAGCGCCAACTGCTCCGACTCCGGCGCCTGGAAGGACTGCCCGGCGGGCTCGGTCTGCTTCTACTCCGGCACCGACGGAACCGGCAGCGTATGCCGCACCGACGAGGACGACCCGAACAGCGCCTGCGGCCTGCGCAAGTCCTTCTTCAACAACGGCAACGTCCAGGAGGGCTACGACCACGTCCAGGTGACCTTCAAGGAGGGCGGCAGCACCTGCCTGCACCGGGGTTGGGACGAGGGCCGGGGGAACTTCGCGTCGGGCGGCCGGACCATCGACTCGGTGCGGTGGCGGGGCGAATGCGCGGCCTGA
- a CDS encoding DUF3017 domain-containing protein — MSVDPEENGQPAEPEAKGVVSAPTAEGPKRSSRRFPSVTQDTARPEGGGRAAPGDAPAPARQWPMLLVLGTVGLGLLLTAFDLFRVGTLLIGLALLAGAVLRWVLPSVGMLAVRSRFTDMVTYAVFGVAISLLAMMAQPNPWIEIPFLDDTLHFTISS; from the coding sequence ATGAGCGTAGATCCCGAGGAGAACGGGCAGCCGGCCGAGCCGGAGGCCAAGGGCGTGGTGAGTGCGCCGACCGCCGAGGGCCCGAAGCGGTCCTCGCGGCGCTTTCCGTCCGTCACCCAGGACACCGCACGCCCTGAGGGCGGCGGCCGGGCCGCGCCCGGTGACGCCCCGGCACCCGCCCGGCAGTGGCCGATGCTGCTCGTGCTCGGCACGGTCGGACTCGGGCTGCTGCTCACGGCGTTCGATCTGTTCCGGGTCGGCACGCTGCTGATCGGGCTCGCGCTCCTCGCCGGCGCCGTGCTGCGTTGGGTGCTGCCGTCGGTGGGGATGCTGGCGGTGCGCTCCCGTTTCACGGACATGGTCACGTACGCGGTCTTCGGGGTGGCGATCTCGCTGCTTGCGATGATGGCGCAGCCGAATCCGTGGATCGAGATCCCGTTCCTGGACGACACCTTGCACTTCACGATCAGCAGTTAG
- a CDS encoding protein kinase domain-containing protein: MSRRRPGDGSQPYSVPVPKGYRVGDWEVREPLASGAFGSVYAARRRTAGAAAPADAELPGPVALKFLPTGTHTPRQLHHLRELAEREVELLSRLQAPRLIRMYEALTVDDPEHPELDGATVLVLEQAEESLDALLARSPKPAAGPALLAQICEGLYQLHHAGWVHGDLKPANVLLMKDGSARLADFNMAAEMEGTHAYSPAFSTPDYTPPELLWSEIGERGQQIRPTADIWAFGVLAHVTLTGSLPLPGATPSARREAAVRHARGLEELRLSPELTGVWREIVTDCLSRTHAERAPHDTASLLRRVEAAAGAAPSPRLRPARPLARNRWVWATSAALVAGVTALAFSLGGGGPEGSGGKDPVGANPVNDKPPGNKPPGNKPELSGFDRCVKGSVCFFTEKDGKGDMCAWEGDDIDWIKGENNCSWTTTREVRSAINNGIDTSGGEEYVAVAYFAEPELRERLGCVDVGAKVNFPEPVRPKSHRWYEKC, encoded by the coding sequence ATGAGCCGCCGCCGACCCGGTGACGGGTCCCAGCCCTACTCCGTGCCCGTTCCCAAGGGCTATCGCGTCGGCGACTGGGAGGTGCGCGAACCCTTGGCCTCCGGGGCCTTCGGGAGCGTGTACGCGGCCCGGCGCCGCACGGCCGGCGCCGCCGCACCCGCCGACGCGGAGCTGCCGGGGCCGGTCGCCCTGAAGTTCCTGCCGACCGGCACCCACACCCCGCGCCAGCTGCACCACCTGCGGGAACTCGCCGAGCGCGAGGTCGAGTTGCTGAGCAGGCTGCAAGCTCCCCGGCTGATCCGGATGTACGAGGCCCTCACGGTCGACGACCCGGAACACCCCGAACTCGACGGCGCCACCGTCCTCGTCCTGGAGCAGGCCGAGGAATCCCTCGACGCGCTCCTCGCCCGGTCCCCGAAGCCGGCAGCCGGCCCCGCGCTGCTCGCCCAGATCTGCGAGGGCCTGTACCAGCTGCACCACGCCGGCTGGGTGCACGGCGACCTCAAACCCGCCAACGTACTGCTGATGAAGGACGGTTCGGCCCGCCTCGCCGACTTCAACATGGCAGCGGAGATGGAGGGCACCCACGCCTACTCCCCCGCCTTCTCCACGCCCGACTACACCCCACCCGAACTCCTCTGGTCGGAGATCGGCGAACGCGGCCAGCAGATCCGGCCCACCGCCGACATCTGGGCCTTCGGCGTACTCGCCCATGTCACCCTCACCGGCTCCCTTCCGCTGCCCGGAGCCACGCCGTCGGCCCGCCGGGAGGCGGCGGTGCGCCATGCGCGCGGCCTCGAGGAGCTGCGCCTGTCGCCTGAACTCACCGGCGTCTGGCGGGAGATCGTCACGGACTGCCTGTCCCGCACCCACGCCGAGCGCGCGCCGCACGACACGGCATCGCTGCTCCGCCGGGTGGAGGCCGCGGCGGGCGCCGCCCCGTCTCCCCGGCTGCGGCCGGCGCGACCGCTCGCACGCAACCGGTGGGTGTGGGCCACCAGCGCGGCGCTGGTCGCGGGGGTGACGGCGCTCGCCTTCTCGCTGGGCGGCGGCGGTCCGGAGGGCTCCGGGGGCAAGGACCCGGTCGGGGCCAACCCGGTCAACGACAAACCGCCCGGCAACAAACCGCCTGGCAACAAACCGGAGTTGTCGGGCTTCGACCGGTGCGTCAAGGGCAGCGTCTGCTTCTTCACGGAGAAGGACGGCAAGGGCGACATGTGCGCCTGGGAAGGTGACGACATCGACTGGATCAAGGGTGAGAACAACTGCAGCTGGACCACCACCAGGGAGGTCCGGTCGGCCATCAACAACGGAATCGACACCAGCGGAGGCGAGGAGTACGTGGCTGTCGCGTACTTCGCCGAGCCGGAACTGCGCGAGCGCCTGGGCTGCGTCGACGTCGGCGCCAAGGTGAACTTCCCCGAGCCGGTGCGGCCGAAGTCCCACCGCTGGTACGAGAAGTGCTGA
- a CDS encoding serine/threonine-protein kinase: MTEDLGRVLAGRYRLSGVLGRGGMGTVWRAYDEQLGREVAVKELRLPDELDAAQRESWIARVDREARAAARLKHPGVITVHDRITTADGRPWIVMELVHGRSLDDLLRAEGPLTPEAAARIGLHILTALRATHSLGITHRDIKPSNVLLEGDRVVLTDFGIAAVEGDVTLTSSGAIMGTPAYMAPEQVRGRPATAESDLWSLGATLFHATEGQPPFNATSVGALFVAVATEDPAPAVHAGPLTPVLQGLLRKDPAQRLTADAAHALLAELARDTAHLSGPPQLPAEPPTMALSAADSPAARPTRQATVPSDGIQWPAAGLPPAPTVSPRTASGPTGRARMYLLVGLAAATVTALVAVAAMQPWRDSPTDTNAGADGGKTSAPATQAPTEPTPSQTTPSGSDAGSDPTETDAPEPTHEPLDRKAINRIFKIYMDGLADQDMTALRSGTCPRYRSGLLGFALNDYYVYDWELLPYDIPEGADELSVEARITQQDINTGKPAGDVLNQWIIERDADGDYWVCGWLNEK; the protein is encoded by the coding sequence GTGACTGAGGATCTTGGGCGTGTGCTCGCCGGACGGTACCGGCTGTCCGGAGTGTTGGGCCGGGGCGGCATGGGAACGGTCTGGCGCGCCTACGACGAGCAGCTCGGCCGTGAGGTGGCGGTCAAGGAACTCCGCCTCCCCGACGAACTCGACGCCGCCCAGCGGGAGTCCTGGATCGCGCGCGTGGACCGTGAAGCGCGCGCCGCCGCCCGGCTGAAGCACCCGGGTGTCATCACCGTCCACGACCGGATAACCACCGCCGACGGCCGCCCGTGGATCGTGATGGAACTGGTCCACGGCCGTTCCCTGGACGATCTGCTGAGGGCGGAAGGTCCGCTCACCCCCGAGGCGGCCGCCCGTATCGGCCTGCACATCCTCACCGCTCTCCGCGCCACCCACAGCCTGGGCATCACGCACCGCGACATCAAGCCCTCCAACGTGCTGCTCGAAGGTGACCGCGTCGTCCTCACCGACTTCGGGATAGCCGCCGTCGAGGGCGACGTGACCCTGACGAGCTCCGGCGCGATCATGGGCACCCCCGCCTATATGGCTCCCGAGCAGGTACGCGGCCGTCCCGCGACCGCCGAATCCGACCTGTGGTCCTTGGGCGCGACGCTGTTCCACGCCACGGAAGGCCAACCGCCCTTCAACGCCACCAGCGTGGGAGCGCTCTTCGTCGCCGTAGCCACCGAGGACCCGGCACCCGCCGTGCATGCCGGTCCGCTCACCCCCGTACTGCAGGGCCTGCTCCGCAAGGATCCGGCGCAACGCCTGACCGCCGACGCGGCCCATGCTCTCCTCGCCGAACTCGCCCGCGACACGGCGCACCTGTCGGGCCCGCCCCAACTGCCCGCCGAGCCACCGACGATGGCCCTGTCGGCGGCAGATTCGCCGGCAGCCCGGCCCACGCGACAGGCAACCGTGCCGAGCGACGGCATCCAGTGGCCGGCAGCGGGGCTCCCGCCGGCGCCCACCGTTTCACCCCGCACCGCATCCGGACCGACCGGCCGGGCGCGCATGTACCTCCTGGTGGGCCTGGCCGCGGCCACCGTGACGGCCCTCGTCGCCGTCGCCGCGATGCAGCCGTGGCGGGATTCCCCGACGGACACCAACGCCGGTGCCGACGGCGGAAAGACGTCGGCGCCCGCGACACAGGCGCCCACCGAACCCACGCCCTCGCAAACCACCCCCTCGGGTTCCGATGCCGGCTCCGACCCCACGGAGACGGACGCGCCGGAACCCACGCACGAACCGCTCGACCGCAAGGCCATCAACCGCATCTTCAAGATCTACATGGACGGCCTCGCCGACCAGGACATGACGGCCCTGCGCAGCGGAACCTGCCCCCGCTACCGCTCGGGACTGCTCGGGTTCGCGCTCAACGACTACTACGTCTACGACTGGGAGCTCCTGCCGTACGACATCCCCGAAGGCGCGGACGAACTCAGCGTGGAAGCGCGGATCACCCAGCAGGACATCAACACCGGCAAGCCCGCGGGTGACGTCCTCAACCAGTGGATCATCGAACGTGACGCGGACGGCGACTACTGGGTCTGCGGCTGGCTCAACGAGAAGTGA
- a CDS encoding peptidoglycan-binding domain-containing protein, which translates to MLNSKRSRLAAAAVSVAAAAGLGLGGLAPAASATGTWVIDGRGAAYNDWGDEGNLSRHEHANSNATRLWQSVLWADGAKWTGSDGKKHKFTKWDIDGQFGWKTHSATKYWQDREELEDVDGIVGKETFGYADDFLDGPGANGKVYYSGYDRNVTFKRLDGKYYVKIDGQWKKAAYDWSS; encoded by the coding sequence ATGCTCAACAGCAAGCGCAGCCGGCTCGCCGCCGCTGCCGTGTCCGTGGCGGCCGCGGCCGGCCTCGGCCTCGGCGGCCTGGCCCCGGCCGCCTCGGCCACCGGAACCTGGGTGATCGACGGACGGGGTGCCGCGTACAACGACTGGGGCGACGAGGGGAACCTGTCGCGCCACGAGCACGCGAACAGCAACGCCACCCGGCTGTGGCAGTCCGTCCTGTGGGCGGACGGCGCCAAGTGGACGGGTTCCGACGGCAAGAAGCACAAGTTCACCAAGTGGGACATCGACGGCCAGTTCGGCTGGAAGACCCACTCGGCCACCAAGTACTGGCAGGACCGGGAGGAGCTGGAGGACGTCGACGGCATCGTCGGCAAGGAGACCTTCGGCTACGCGGACGACTTCCTCGACGGTCCGGGCGCCAACGGCAAGGTCTACTACAGCGGTTACGACCGGAATGTCACCTTCAAGCGGCTCGACGGCAAGTACTACGTGAAGATCGACGGCCAGTGGAAGAAGGCCGCTTACGACTGGTCAAGCTGA
- a CDS encoding helix-turn-helix domain-containing protein translates to MSRWMELPGSLGERSEELVVRLRDHKDRSDLSLVALATRTGYSKSSWDRYLNGRSLPTSAALEAFAAACDTEPAPLLALRELAEGEGLSKAAEQPVDPEPTAEVPLRDRSPWRAVVVSSVLSSVLTAGAVVLALYVLAPWDGEAPAGVAATATEPTPYTGDPHPEFGPFVFKPGKDYPCTVKRGQNGKLAAGYSRTDSEHLEKNASRWAVVEAQCLLKHHGLDPGVADGSFGNNTLRAVQRVQTRGKVAVDGMVGPDTWKVLRS, encoded by the coding sequence ATGTCGCGCTGGATGGAACTGCCCGGATCACTGGGGGAGCGGTCCGAGGAACTCGTCGTGAGGCTGCGGGACCACAAGGACCGCAGCGATCTCAGCCTGGTCGCTCTGGCCACGCGGACCGGGTACAGCAAGTCCTCCTGGGACCGCTACCTCAACGGTCGGTCCCTGCCCACGTCTGCGGCCCTGGAGGCCTTCGCCGCGGCCTGCGACACGGAGCCCGCGCCCTTGCTCGCGCTGCGTGAACTGGCCGAGGGGGAGGGCCTCTCGAAGGCGGCGGAGCAGCCGGTGGACCCCGAGCCGACAGCGGAGGTGCCCCTCCGGGACCGGAGTCCGTGGCGGGCCGTCGTGGTCTCCAGCGTGCTGTCCAGTGTGCTCACCGCGGGTGCGGTCGTCCTCGCCCTCTACGTCCTGGCCCCCTGGGACGGGGAGGCCCCCGCGGGCGTCGCGGCCACGGCCACCGAACCCACGCCGTACACCGGCGATCCGCACCCGGAGTTCGGCCCGTTCGTGTTCAAGCCGGGCAAGGACTACCCCTGCACGGTGAAGCGCGGGCAGAACGGCAAGCTCGCGGCCGGGTACAGCAGGACGGACAGCGAGCACCTGGAGAAGAACGCCTCCCGGTGGGCGGTCGTCGAGGCCCAGTGCCTGCTGAAGCACCACGGACTCGACCCCGGCGTCGCCGACGGCTCCTTCGGCAACAACACCTTGCGCGCGGTGCAGCGCGTCCAGACCAGGGGAAAGGTCGCGGTGGACGGGATGGTGGGCCCCGACACCTGGAAGGTGCTGCGCTCGTGA
- a CDS encoding bifunctional methylenetetrahydrofolate dehydrogenase/methenyltetrahydrofolate cyclohydrolase, which translates to MTAQILDGKATAAAIKADLAQRVTALKALGHAPGLGTVLVGEDPGSQKYVAGKHRDCAQVGIASIQRELPATASQEEIEAVVRELNEDPECTGYIVQLPLPKGIDENRILELMDPDKDADGLHPMNLGRLVLNEPAPLPCTPNGVITLLRQYGVEIKGAEVVVVGRGITIGRPMPLLLTRRSENATVTQCHTGTRDLAAHLKRADIIVAAAGVPHLIKPEDVKPGVAILDVGVSRDENGKIVGDVHPGVAEVAGWISPNPGGVGPMTRAQLLVNVVEAAERAAAAH; encoded by the coding sequence ATGACCGCCCAGATTCTCGATGGCAAGGCCACCGCCGCAGCGATCAAGGCCGACCTCGCGCAGCGTGTGACAGCACTCAAGGCGCTCGGCCACGCGCCCGGTCTCGGCACCGTGCTGGTGGGCGAGGACCCCGGCAGCCAGAAGTACGTCGCGGGCAAGCACCGCGACTGCGCCCAGGTCGGCATCGCCTCCATCCAGCGCGAGCTGCCCGCGACCGCCTCGCAGGAGGAGATCGAGGCGGTGGTGCGCGAGCTGAACGAGGACCCGGAGTGCACCGGGTACATCGTGCAGCTGCCGCTGCCCAAGGGCATCGACGAGAACCGCATCCTGGAGCTGATGGACCCGGACAAGGACGCGGACGGCCTGCACCCGATGAACCTCGGGCGGCTCGTCCTGAACGAACCGGCGCCGCTGCCCTGCACGCCCAACGGCGTCATCACGCTGCTCCGCCAGTACGGCGTCGAGATCAAGGGCGCCGAAGTGGTGGTCGTCGGCCGGGGCATCACCATCGGCCGCCCGATGCCGCTGCTCCTCACCCGTCGCTCCGAGAACGCCACGGTGACCCAGTGCCACACCGGCACCCGCGATCTGGCCGCGCACCTCAAGCGGGCCGACATCATCGTGGCCGCCGCCGGTGTGCCGCACCTGATCAAGCCCGAGGACGTGAAGCCGGGCGTCGCCATCCTGGACGTCGGGGTCAGCCGGGACGAGAACGGCAAGATCGTCGGCGATGTGCACCCGGGCGTCGCCGAGGTCGCCGGCTGGATCTCGCCCAACCCCGGCGGGGTCGGCCCGATGACGCGCGCGCAGTTGCTCGTCAACGTGGTGGAGGCGGCGGAGCGCGCCGCCGCCGCCCACTGA
- a CDS encoding RDD family protein: MSYGDPNNPYGQQPPQGQQPGYGYPQQPQQPGYGYPQQAPGGVPPQQGYPQQPGYPQQPGYPQQGGYGYGGMPEFAHWGLRVGATLLDGLVLCVPYILVGIGVALGNGAGVVLSLIGVLAMLGVGIWQLYQEGTTGQTIGKKAVGIRVLREVDGQPLGFGMAFVRKLAHFLDSIACYLGYLWPIWDAKKQCFADKVTSAVVIRG; encoded by the coding sequence ATGAGCTACGGCGACCCGAACAACCCCTACGGTCAGCAGCCCCCGCAGGGCCAGCAGCCGGGCTACGGCTACCCGCAGCAGCCCCAGCAGCCCGGTTACGGCTACCCGCAGCAGGCCCCGGGGGGCGTGCCGCCGCAGCAGGGGTACCCGCAGCAGCCCGGCTACCCCCAGCAGCCCGGTTACCCGCAGCAGGGCGGTTACGGCTACGGCGGTATGCCCGAGTTCGCGCACTGGGGTCTGCGGGTCGGTGCGACGCTGCTCGACGGGCTCGTCCTCTGTGTCCCGTACATCCTCGTCGGCATCGGTGTCGCCCTGGGCAACGGCGCCGGTGTCGTGCTCAGCCTGATCGGTGTCCTGGCCATGCTCGGTGTCGGGATCTGGCAGCTGTACCAGGAGGGCACGACCGGCCAGACGATCGGCAAGAAGGCCGTCGGCATCCGCGTGCTGCGCGAGGTGGACGGCCAGCCGCTCGGCTTCGGCATGGCGTTCGTCCGCAAGCTCGCCCACTTCCTGGACAGCATCGCCTGCTACCTCGGCTACCTGTGGCCGATCTGGGACGCCAAGAAGCAGTGCTTCGCGGACAAGGTGACCAGCGCGGTCGTCATCCGCGGCTGA
- a CDS encoding XRE family transcriptional regulator — MPRWRALPEELDPQVREFASQLRRLVDRSGLSIAAVADRTGYSKTSWERYLNGRLLAPKGAIVALAETTGTNPIHLTTMWELAERAWSRSEMRHDMTMEAIRISQARAALGEFGPPGAKGKNGRASSVADRQAPAHPPTAPVAARPSGVPTARRADDEVLAAPMPPGPAFVASGSGGTGGAGGPRPPAGGSPDGQRRRRKLTMFLAGVVGALVVIAAAVFLTDLGKGDKDPESKPSANPTTQNPSLPDGVKCVGKGCTGKDPELMGCGGEFAKTTTSVVVGTATVEVRYSKTCGAAWARITTATPGDRVQITGAGTAAKQNGEVDGDRDAYTPMVAVKSAADAKACATLKSGQQDCTK; from the coding sequence ATGCCTCGTTGGAGGGCGCTGCCGGAGGAACTCGACCCGCAGGTGCGCGAGTTCGCCAGCCAGTTGCGCCGACTGGTGGACCGCAGCGGGCTGAGCATCGCCGCTGTGGCGGACCGCACCGGCTACAGCAAGACGTCGTGGGAGCGCTATCTGAACGGTCGGCTGCTCGCGCCCAAGGGCGCGATCGTGGCCCTTGCCGAGACGACCGGTACCAATCCGATCCACCTCACCACCATGTGGGAGCTCGCGGAGCGTGCCTGGAGCCGTTCCGAGATGCGGCACGACATGACCATGGAGGCGATCCGGATCTCCCAGGCGCGCGCCGCGCTCGGGGAGTTCGGGCCGCCCGGGGCCAAGGGGAAGAACGGCCGGGCGAGCAGCGTCGCCGACCGGCAGGCCCCGGCGCATCCGCCGACCGCGCCGGTCGCCGCGCGCCCCTCGGGGGTGCCCACCGCCCGGAGGGCGGACGACGAGGTGCTCGCGGCACCGATGCCGCCGGGCCCGGCCTTCGTGGCGAGCGGGTCGGGCGGTACGGGCGGCGCGGGCGGGCCTCGCCCGCCGGCCGGTGGTTCGCCCGACGGGCAGCGGCGCCGGCGCAAGCTGACGATGTTCCTCGCGGGCGTCGTCGGCGCGCTCGTGGTGATCGCGGCGGCGGTGTTCCTGACCGACCTGGGCAAGGGCGACAAGGACCCGGAGTCCAAGCCCTCCGCCAACCCGACCACGCAGAACCCGAGCCTGCCGGACGGCGTCAAGTGCGTCGGCAAGGGCTGCACCGGCAAGGATCCGGAGCTCATGGGCTGCGGCGGCGAGTTCGCCAAGACCACCACGAGCGTCGTGGTGGGCACGGCGACGGTCGAGGTCCGCTACAGCAAGACGTGCGGGGCGGCCTGGGCGCGCATCACGACGGCGACGCCCGGGGACAGGGTCCAGATCACGGGTGCGGGTACCGCGGCCAAGCAGAACGGCGAGGTCGACGGGGACCGCGACGCGTACACCCCGATGGTGGCGGTCAAGTCCGCCGCGGACGCGAAGGCCTGCGCGACCCTCAAATCGGGGCAGCAGGACTGCACGAAGTAA